In Ascaphus truei isolate aAscTru1 unplaced genomic scaffold, aAscTru1.hap1 HAP1_SCAFFOLD_342, whole genome shotgun sequence, one genomic interval encodes:
- the LOC142483607 gene encoding tight junction-associated protein 1-like, producing the protein MERCSPILRSERYRQDCNLAVQLLKCNKSHFRNHKFADLPYKLQDMVSKHLQSSGSSLGSGQDTPPPSLSLSDVVPTSVIARVLEKPESLILNSATSSSGSGPTAEDVFVHVDMSCPSERAGEVWHQQNGGLRQQGSEDSTSEEPPTFEKLSPYPTPPPPHSMYPGRKVIEFSDEKVRIPKNSPLPNCTYATRQAISLSLVLGEEGSPDRHRTVPNSPASTASYPQRARSADNPARSPVSSAAPSSASSEEDMLANWQRMFVEKAVPSTVSLAHRTSFSRDTALELQRRFSHSMQELSRAAQAYSDRESSGHSWAGSLESSLEAEGTGVRREHLPNEYGKEFSQEETQDLLTGAPEEEEEGSDEQQILAEEEEEGSDEQQILAEEETVTEEEIQEPCVQQEEVYREKPPTGRPHRSPKRMGVHHLHRKDSLTRAQEQGNLLN; encoded by the coding sequence CTGCCCTACAAGCTACAGGACATGGTCTCCAAGCATCTGCAGAGTTCCGGCTCGTCCCTGGGATCCGGTCAGGACACCCCTCCCcctagcctctctctctctgatgtgGTGCCCACTTCTGTCATTGCCCGTGTGTTGGAGAAGCCAGAGTCCCTCATCCTAAACTCCGCCACCTCCAGCAGCGGCAGCGGCCCCACCGCCGAGGATGTCTTCGTGCACGTGGACATGAGCTGCCCAAGCGAGAGGGCAGGGGAGGTCTGGCATCAGCAGAATGGGGGTCTGCGGCAGCAGGGCAGCGAAGACAGCACCTCGGAGGAGCCCCCCACATTTGAGAAGCTCAGCCCTTaccccacacctccccctccccattccatGTACCCCGGCCGCAAAGTGATCGAGTTCTCAGACGAGAAGGTGAGGATACCCAAAAACAGTCCACTGCCCAACTGCACCTACGCCACACGCCAGGCCATCTCACTCAGCCTGGTACTGGGCGAGGAGGGTAGCCCAGACAGGCACCGCACCGTACCCAACAGCCCAGCTTCCACCGCTAGTTATCCACAGCGGGCGCGGAGCGCAGACAACCCCGCCCGCTCCCCGGTGAGCAGTGCGGCCCCCAGCTCTGCCAGCTCAGAGGAGGACATGCTGGCTAACTGGCAGAGAATGTTCGTGGAGAAGGCCGTACCGAGCACGGTGTCGCTGGCACACCGCACGTCTTTCAGCAGGGACACTGCGCTGGAGCTGCAAAGGAGGTTCAGCCATTCCATGCAGGAGCTGAGCAGGGCGGCGCAGGCTTACTCTGACCGGGAGAGCTCCGGACACAGCTGGGCGGGCAGTCTGGAGTCCAGCCTAGAGGCAGAGGGCACAGGGGTGCGGAGAGAGCACCTCCCCAACGAGTATGGCAAAGAGTTCTCCCAGGAGGAGACCCAGGATCTGCTGACCGGGGcaccagaggaggaagaggaagggtCAGACGAGCAGCAGATACTTgcagaggaggaagaggaagggtCAGACGAGCAGCAGATACTTGCAGAGGAGGAGACGGTAACAGAAGAGGAGATTCAGGAGCCCTGTGTGCAGCAAGAGGAGGTGTACAGGGAGAAGCCTCCAACTGGACGCCCACACCGCAGCCCCAAAAGAATGGGGGTACATCACCTCCACCGGAAGGACAGTCTGACCCGGGCACAGGAGCAGGGCAACCTGCTCAACTAG